The Halomonas sp. 7T genome contains a region encoding:
- the leuS gene encoding leucine--tRNA ligase has product MDAQYSPREIERDAQQYWDKHQCFKAVEDANREKFYCLSMFPYPSGKLHMGHVRNYTIGDVVSRFQRMQGKNVMQPMGWDAFGMPAENAAIQNQVPPAKWTYQNIDYMRNQLKALGFAYDWSREFATCDTSYYRWEQWFFTKLVEKGLVYKKMSTVNWDPVDQTVLANEQVIDGCGWRSGAPVERKEIPLWFLKITDYADELLADLDNVEWPEQVKTMQRNWIGKSRGVELSFDIKAADGSTCEPMAVYTTRPDTLMGVTYVAVAAGHPLAKQAAEQSSEIAAFCEECAKGGTSEAEMATKEKLGMATGHKAIHPLSGEEVPVFVANFVLMEFGTGAVMAVPAHDQRDWEFATKYGVELKPVVADEHGNTPDISEGAYVEHGTLINSGEFDGLEFQAAFDAIAAKLAKLGRGEVKTNYRLRDWGIARQRYWGAPIPVKYGPEGQTVPLSDDELPVALPMEVTVDASGSPLKKMPEFSELGDGWVRETDTFDTFMESSWYFARFCCADNHEAMLDERANYWLPVDLYIGGIEHAILHLLYARFFHKLLRDFGMVDSDEPFQQLLTQGMVIAETFYRIKENGGKEWFNPADVEVKRDEKGRPLSAILMSDSQPVEMGGIEKMSKSKNNGVDPQSMIDKFGADTVRLFMMFAAPPEQSLEWSDSGVEGAHRFLKRIWRQVSEHLEAGTPGTLNLEALDDDQKALRRKTHETIKKASDDIGRRTTFNTAIAAVMELSNAVAKFEDTSELGLAVSREALEACVLLLAPITPHLCHTLWQQFGHEQPAIEAQWPDVDEAALTRDSIELVVQVNGKLRARLEAPASADKAAIEQLAMENENVQRHLEGKTVRKVIVVPGKLVNIVVSG; this is encoded by the coding sequence ATGGACGCACAATACAGCCCCCGTGAGATCGAACGTGACGCTCAACAGTACTGGGACAAGCACCAGTGCTTTAAAGCCGTAGAAGACGCCAACCGCGAAAAGTTCTACTGCCTATCCATGTTCCCCTACCCTAGCGGCAAGCTGCACATGGGCCACGTGCGTAACTACACTATCGGCGACGTTGTCTCACGTTTCCAGCGCATGCAGGGTAAAAATGTTATGCAGCCCATGGGCTGGGACGCGTTCGGGATGCCGGCGGAAAATGCCGCGATCCAAAACCAGGTGCCACCCGCTAAGTGGACCTACCAAAACATCGATTACATGCGTAACCAGTTGAAGGCATTGGGCTTTGCCTACGACTGGAGCCGTGAATTCGCTACCTGCGACACCAGCTACTACCGCTGGGAGCAGTGGTTCTTCACCAAGCTGGTGGAGAAAGGGCTGGTCTACAAGAAGATGTCCACGGTGAACTGGGACCCGGTCGACCAAACCGTGCTGGCCAACGAGCAGGTCATCGACGGCTGCGGCTGGCGCTCCGGTGCACCGGTGGAGCGCAAAGAGATCCCGCTGTGGTTCTTGAAGATCACCGACTACGCCGATGAGCTGCTGGCGGATTTGGATAACGTCGAGTGGCCCGAGCAGGTCAAGACCATGCAGCGCAACTGGATTGGTAAATCCCGTGGCGTCGAGCTGAGCTTTGATATCAAAGCCGCCGATGGTAGCACCTGCGAGCCGATGGCGGTGTACACCACCCGCCCCGATACGCTGATGGGCGTGACCTACGTGGCCGTGGCCGCCGGCCACCCGCTGGCCAAGCAAGCCGCCGAGCAGAGCAGCGAGATCGCGGCGTTCTGTGAAGAGTGCGCCAAAGGCGGCACCTCTGAAGCGGAAATGGCCACCAAAGAGAAGCTAGGCATGGCCACGGGCCATAAAGCCATTCACCCGTTGAGTGGTGAAGAAGTGCCCGTCTTTGTGGCCAACTTCGTGCTCATGGAGTTCGGCACCGGCGCGGTCATGGCTGTGCCCGCCCACGACCAGCGCGACTGGGAGTTCGCTACCAAGTACGGCGTCGAGCTGAAGCCGGTAGTGGCCGATGAGCACGGCAACACGCCGGATATCTCAGAAGGCGCGTATGTAGAGCACGGCACGCTGATCAATTCTGGCGAGTTCGATGGCCTGGAATTCCAAGCGGCGTTCGATGCCATTGCCGCGAAGCTGGCCAAGCTTGGCCGTGGCGAAGTAAAAACCAACTACCGCCTGCGCGATTGGGGCATTGCCCGCCAGCGCTACTGGGGCGCGCCGATTCCGGTGAAGTATGGCCCGGAAGGCCAAACCGTACCGCTTTCCGATGACGAGCTGCCTGTCGCCCTGCCCATGGAAGTCACCGTGGATGCCTCCGGCTCGCCGCTGAAGAAGATGCCGGAGTTCTCTGAGCTGGGCGACGGCTGGGTGCGTGAAACCGACACCTTCGATACCTTCATGGAGTCCTCCTGGTACTTCGCTCGCTTCTGCTGTGCGGATAACCACGAGGCGATGCTGGACGAGCGCGCCAACTACTGGCTGCCGGTGGATCTCTACATTGGTGGTATCGAGCACGCCATTCTGCACCTGCTCTACGCCCGCTTCTTCCACAAGCTGCTGCGCGATTTCGGCATGGTCGATTCCGACGAGCCGTTCCAGCAGCTGCTCACCCAAGGCATGGTGATCGCCGAAACCTTCTACCGCATCAAAGAGAACGGCGGTAAAGAGTGGTTTAACCCCGCCGATGTGGAAGTGAAGCGCGACGAGAAAGGCAGACCACTGAGCGCCATACTGATGAGCGACAGCCAGCCGGTGGAGATGGGTGGCATCGAGAAGATGTCCAAATCGAAGAACAACGGCGTCGATCCGCAATCGATGATCGACAAGTTCGGCGCCGACACCGTGCGCCTGTTCATGATGTTCGCGGCACCGCCCGAGCAGTCGCTGGAATGGTCGGACTCCGGCGTGGAAGGCGCGCATCGCTTCTTGAAGCGCATCTGGCGTCAGGTCAGCGAACACTTGGAAGCAGGCACGCCGGGCACGCTGAACCTCGAGGCGCTCGACGACGACCAAAAAGCGCTGCGCCGCAAAACCCACGAAACCATCAAGAAAGCCAGCGACGACATTGGCCGTCGCACCACGTTCAACACCGCCATTGCGGCCGTGATGGAGCTTTCCAACGCGGTGGCCAAGTTCGAGGACACCTCCGAGCTGGGGTTGGCGGTCAGTCGTGAAGCGCTAGAGGCCTGCGTCCTGCTGCTGGCCCCGATCACGCCGCACCTCTGCCATACCCTGTGGCAACAGTTCGGCCACGAACAGCCCGCCATCGAAGCCCAGTGGCCGGACGTCGACGAAGCCGCCCTGACCCGCGACAGCATCGAGCTGGTGGTACAGGTGAACGGTAAGCTTCGCGCACGACTGGAAGCCCCGGCCAGTGCCGATAAAGCCGCCATCGAACAGCTGGCGATGGAAAACGAAAACGTCCAGCGCCATTTGGAAGGCAAAACGGTACGTAAAGTGATCGTAGTGCCCGGCAAGCTGGTGAACATTGTGGTGAGCGGATGA
- the lptE gene encoding LPS assembly lipoprotein LptE — MKQTNVLTRRRFLATSTAFAAVLLSGCGFRLRGTESMPQLPPLSLEGDDNSALAQQLRSRLQQLSTEVRPGAPWRVTLGTPTLQDRRIGGESRSSREHELTLSTTLSVQQRTTNAYALNNAALSTRTQIRVNDDDLLNRETLFQEAEQTLTRQLAQRIVERLANLEALR; from the coding sequence ATGAAGCAAACCAACGTACTAACGCGCCGTCGTTTTCTGGCCACAAGCACCGCCTTCGCGGCGGTGCTACTTAGCGGTTGCGGGTTTCGCTTACGCGGCACGGAATCGATGCCTCAACTGCCGCCACTAAGCCTTGAGGGCGACGATAATAGCGCCCTCGCCCAGCAGCTTCGTTCCCGGTTGCAGCAGTTAAGCACAGAGGTACGCCCCGGCGCCCCCTGGCGGGTAACGCTGGGGACGCCTACCCTTCAAGACAGGCGTATTGGCGGAGAAAGCCGCTCCAGCCGCGAGCATGAGCTAACGCTCAGTACCACGCTTTCGGTTCAACAGCGGACAACCAACGCCTACGCACTGAACAACGCCGCGCTTTCCACCCGCACGCAAATTCGCGTCAATGATGACGACCTGCTGAACCGGGAAACGCTGTTCCAAGAGGCCGAACAAACGCTCACCCGCCAGCTGGCTCAGCGTATTGTGGAACGCCTTGCCAACCTTGAGGCGCTAAGGTGA
- the holA gene encoding DNA polymerase III subunit delta, with the protein MKVFADQLPAALAKKLPKAVIVAGDEPLQHRDACDAVRAAARQAGIEEREVLDVEPNFAWGRLLETASNLSLFATSKLLELRLGTQKLGQEGSKALAQYAEMMDGSDDLLLISMGKVDAKQQKSAWFKALDKQGIFVPVWPVDASRLGYWLRDRASLHGLQIDLEAARLLGERTEGNLLAADQELQKLALIHPPNTRLNVESIAQGVEDSTRFDVFNLADACLKGEPSRASRIVNGLKSEGVEAPIVLWALTRELRTLLSLHQHLDQGQSFEHACKTQKPMIFDKRRPAYQKAISRLSMKRLHKLLLMAQRLDLAVKGASHVPLWPGLNDLAMTMAGAKGILAETPWTYRISANN; encoded by the coding sequence GTGAAGGTATTTGCCGACCAGCTGCCTGCTGCCCTGGCCAAAAAACTGCCTAAAGCGGTGATTGTGGCAGGCGACGAGCCGCTGCAACACCGCGATGCCTGCGATGCGGTGCGCGCCGCCGCCCGCCAAGCGGGCATTGAAGAGCGCGAAGTGCTGGATGTAGAGCCCAATTTTGCCTGGGGGCGGCTTTTGGAAACCGCCAGTAACCTCTCTTTGTTTGCGACCAGTAAGCTATTAGAGCTTCGCTTAGGCACGCAAAAGTTAGGTCAAGAAGGCAGTAAAGCGCTCGCACAGTACGCAGAAATGATGGACGGCAGCGATGACCTGCTGCTGATCAGCATGGGCAAGGTGGATGCTAAACAGCAGAAAAGCGCCTGGTTCAAAGCGTTAGATAAACAAGGGATTTTTGTCCCTGTGTGGCCGGTCGATGCCTCACGGCTTGGCTATTGGCTACGGGACAGAGCGTCTCTGCATGGTTTGCAGATTGACCTGGAAGCCGCTCGTCTGCTGGGCGAGCGCACCGAAGGCAACCTGCTCGCGGCTGACCAGGAGCTGCAAAAGCTAGCGCTCATTCACCCCCCTAATACTCGGCTAAACGTCGAGAGTATTGCGCAAGGCGTTGAAGACAGCACCCGTTTCGATGTTTTCAACCTGGCGGATGCGTGCTTAAAAGGCGAGCCTAGCCGCGCTTCGCGCATCGTGAACGGTCTGAAAAGTGAAGGCGTGGAAGCGCCTATTGTGCTGTGGGCGCTCACCCGAGAGCTGCGTACTCTGCTATCGCTGCATCAGCATTTGGATCAAGGCCAAAGCTTTGAGCATGCCTGCAAAACCCAAAAGCCGATGATTTTTGATAAACGCCGTCCGGCCTACCAAAAAGCTATCAGCCGCCTTTCCATGAAGCGTTTGCACAAACTGCTGCTGATGGCGCAGCGCCTAGATTTAGCGGTCAAAGGGGCCTCACATGTCCCCTTGTGGCCAGGACTGAACGATCTCGCTATGACCATGGCAGGGGCCAAAGGTATTCTGGCCGAAACGCCTTGGACTTACCGCATTAGTGCAAATAATTAG
- a CDS encoding PA2779 family protein: MKTVRAYLSMLLIAALVITSLPVAAAPVAPHSMDLVTTQSALSADRAGADRERIYNVLARADVQDQLLKQGVDPADVEARVAALSDTEAQQMAEQLEQLPAGAGVVGALFAVFIILLITDILGLTDVYPFTR; encoded by the coding sequence ATGAAAACAGTGCGTGCTTACCTTTCGATGCTACTGATTGCAGCTTTAGTGATTACTAGCTTACCCGTGGCGGCTGCCCCCGTTGCCCCGCACTCTATGGATCTAGTGACGACGCAATCTGCTTTATCTGCTGACCGCGCTGGCGCTGACCGCGAGCGTATTTACAACGTTCTGGCGCGAGCCGATGTGCAAGACCAGCTGCTAAAGCAGGGTGTGGATCCTGCTGATGTTGAAGCGCGTGTTGCCGCTCTAAGCGATACCGAGGCCCAGCAAATGGCTGAACAGCTTGAGCAGCTGCCTGCCGGCGCCGGTGTTGTTGGCGCACTGTTTGCAGTATTTATTATTCTGCTGATTACCGATATTCTCGGTTTGACCGACGTTTATCCGTTTACTCGCTAA
- a CDS encoding PA2778 family cysteine peptidase translates to MITLCLNARSAGVLLLSLLVLLLTGCARSPILLESTKAELTPHAELTEVPFFAQTEYQCGPATLAMVLNHQGADATLDELIPQVFLPGRDGSVQPEMLATVRRYERLAIPIRGTMDTLLSYLDAGDPVVVMQNLALPAFPMWHYAVVIGFDLPNETLILRSGEIERHTMSFSRFDATWARADRWGFVVSEPGSLPEGVTARNALEAISAYEELQGSQAALSSWQAFERRFPSNALGQFALGNALYADEQPEAALAAFETATRLNPTMGAAWLNLAILQLQQENRAAAKESLRQAASLEGEWQPQAINALKSLSPSFPEN, encoded by the coding sequence ATGATCACACTGTGTCTAAACGCCCGCTCTGCGGGCGTTTTACTGTTAAGCCTATTGGTTCTTCTACTCACTGGCTGCGCCCGCAGCCCGATACTGCTTGAAAGCACTAAGGCAGAACTCACCCCACACGCCGAACTAACCGAGGTGCCGTTTTTCGCTCAAACCGAATACCAATGCGGTCCTGCCACCCTGGCCATGGTGCTGAACCATCAAGGCGCGGATGCCACCCTTGATGAACTCATTCCTCAGGTGTTTTTGCCAGGGCGTGACGGCAGCGTGCAGCCGGAAATGCTGGCCACAGTGCGCCGTTACGAGCGGTTGGCGATTCCCATCCGTGGCACCATGGATACGTTGCTATCGTACCTGGATGCAGGCGACCCTGTGGTGGTGATGCAAAACCTCGCCCTGCCGGCCTTCCCCATGTGGCACTACGCGGTGGTCATTGGCTTTGACTTACCCAACGAGACGCTGATACTGCGCAGTGGTGAAATTGAGCGCCACACGATGTCGTTCAGCCGTTTTGATGCCACCTGGGCGCGCGCTGATCGCTGGGGGTTTGTGGTCAGCGAACCGGGCAGCCTGCCGGAGGGCGTTACCGCTCGCAATGCCTTGGAAGCCATTAGTGCCTATGAGGAACTACAGGGCAGTCAGGCGGCGCTCAGCAGCTGGCAAGCCTTCGAGAGACGATTCCCGTCTAACGCACTGGGCCAGTTTGCTTTAGGCAATGCGCTATACGCCGATGAGCAGCCTGAGGCTGCCTTGGCTGCATTTGAAACGGCTACGCGCTTAAATCCTACAATGGGCGCCGCATGGCTCAACCTGGCGATTCTACAGTTACAGCAAGAGAACCGCGCCGCCGCCAAGGAGTCACTACGCCAAGCCGCCTCACTAGAGGGCGAATGGCAGCCGCAGGCTATCAACGCGTTAAAATCTCTAAGTCCTTCATTTCCTGAGAACTAA
- a CDS encoding sensor domain-containing diguanylate cyclase yields MKTPRRHSIPWQLATILAVGVSVGALLIASYVYNARQQLGADYTALVGDIVRAQQSIPQLQIALEGFVNNPEAIHLRQINHSVWLSRQYLNHVTNGLAQFPPLSRRADYLTADFEALPNQFDALEESAQIAVETSTQFTELQRIASDLEANMAWVYFELNDVVSSAAGQQRLVMQRLSIAVGLLVSMVMLIALILFFAVVRLQNHRNALKKLMLTDELTGLYNRRHFVKTAHGQLANARRQQQPLSFLLIDVDYFKRVNDSLGHPVGDEVLRLISACMEQLKRQGDTLARIGGEEFCLLMPNTSHQAALRVAERIRNDVAQLSFRHLAELDEQTVSIGVTCAPKGNLTFEQMYSLADQALYSAKHRGRNRVESLLPPEPAPHHAALS; encoded by the coding sequence ATGAAAACGCCTCGCCGCCACTCCATCCCCTGGCAATTGGCCACGATATTGGCGGTTGGTGTTAGCGTTGGTGCCTTATTGATCGCGAGCTACGTTTATAACGCACGGCAGCAGCTTGGTGCCGACTACACGGCACTGGTTGGGGATATTGTGCGCGCCCAACAGAGCATTCCTCAATTACAAATTGCCTTGGAAGGTTTTGTAAACAACCCCGAAGCGATTCACCTACGTCAAATTAACCATAGTGTATGGTTGTCTCGCCAGTATCTGAATCACGTAACAAACGGTTTAGCACAATTCCCGCCGCTCTCTCGGCGTGCCGACTACTTAACCGCAGATTTCGAAGCGCTGCCTAATCAATTCGATGCGCTGGAGGAGAGTGCACAAATCGCAGTGGAGACATCGACCCAGTTCACAGAGCTTCAGCGCATCGCCAGTGATTTAGAAGCCAATATGGCATGGGTGTATTTCGAGCTTAATGACGTCGTCAGTAGCGCTGCTGGGCAGCAGCGTTTAGTCATGCAGCGCCTTTCGATTGCTGTTGGTTTACTAGTATCGATGGTCATGCTGATTGCGCTGATACTCTTTTTCGCCGTTGTTCGCTTACAAAACCATAGAAACGCTCTCAAAAAACTAATGCTCACCGACGAACTGACGGGGCTTTATAATCGTCGCCATTTTGTGAAAACAGCGCACGGACAGCTAGCCAATGCCCGGCGTCAACAGCAGCCACTAAGTTTTTTACTAATCGACGTGGACTACTTTAAACGGGTAAACGACTCGCTTGGCCACCCGGTAGGCGATGAAGTGCTGCGCTTAATCAGCGCCTGCATGGAACAGCTTAAACGCCAAGGCGATACGCTTGCCCGTATTGGCGGTGAAGAGTTTTGCCTTCTGATGCCCAACACATCTCATCAAGCCGCCTTACGGGTAGCGGAGAGAATCCGTAATGATGTTGCTCAACTATCCTTCCGCCACCTTGCTGAACTGGATGAGCAAACCGTTAGCATTGGCGTTACCTGCGCCCCTAAAGGCAACCTAACCTTCGAGCAGATGTACTCGCTGGCCGACCAAGCGTTATATAGCGCCAAACATAGGGGACGCAACAGAGTTGAGAGCCTGTTGCCCCCTGAGCCAGCGCCGCACCATGCGGCGCTGAGCTAA
- the sthA gene encoding Si-specific NAD(P)(+) transhydrogenase, with amino-acid sequence MAVHNYDVVVIGTGPAGESAAINAAKHGMRVAIVEKQAQVGGNCTHWGTIPSKALRHQVKQIMAFNTNRMFRDIGEPRWFSFPKVMERSRSTIDKQVEMRTTFYARNRIDLFHGVARFKDDHTVLVRDRQEGMEELVAKKIVIATGSRPYRPADINFRHPRIYCSDTILSLSHTPRTLVIFGAGVIGCEYASIFSGLGVKVDLINNRDSLLSFLDDEISDALSYHLRKHGVLIRHNEEYASVEGDESGVVVYLKSGKKIRADAFLWANGRTGNTDSLGLENIGLEANSRGQLSVDEHYRTEIPTIYAAGDVIGWPSLASAAYDQGLNSCNELLEKEYRFVSDVPTGIYTIPEISSFGPNERELTEAKIPYEVGKAFFKDTARAQITGDTVGMLKILFHQDTLEILGIHCFGDQASEILHIGQAIMQQEGEANSLKYFVNTTFNYPTMAEAYRVAAQNGLNRVF; translated from the coding sequence ATGGCGGTTCACAATTACGATGTCGTGGTTATTGGTACTGGCCCAGCTGGGGAAAGCGCAGCTATCAACGCCGCAAAACACGGCATGCGCGTGGCAATTGTTGAGAAACAGGCTCAGGTGGGGGGTAATTGCACCCATTGGGGCACAATTCCGTCAAAAGCGTTGCGCCATCAAGTGAAGCAGATCATGGCGTTCAACACCAACCGGATGTTTCGTGATATTGGTGAACCCCGCTGGTTTTCGTTTCCTAAGGTCATGGAGCGTTCGCGCAGTACCATTGATAAGCAGGTAGAGATGCGTACAACGTTTTACGCGCGTAACCGTATCGACTTGTTCCATGGCGTTGCCCGTTTCAAAGATGACCATACAGTACTGGTAAGGGATCGCCAGGAGGGGATGGAGGAGCTGGTTGCCAAAAAAATCGTGATTGCTACGGGGTCGCGACCCTACCGTCCGGCCGATATTAACTTCCGTCATCCGCGTATTTACTGCTCTGATACGATTTTAAGCCTATCTCATACGCCCCGGACGCTGGTGATTTTTGGCGCCGGTGTTATCGGGTGTGAATACGCCTCCATCTTCTCGGGATTGGGCGTTAAGGTAGATTTGATTAATAATCGCGATAGTCTGCTCTCCTTCCTGGATGATGAGATCAGCGATGCGCTTTCGTACCACCTACGCAAACATGGCGTTTTAATTCGTCACAATGAAGAGTATGCAAGCGTTGAGGGGGATGAGTCCGGTGTCGTTGTTTACTTAAAGTCCGGTAAAAAAATCCGTGCGGATGCTTTTTTGTGGGCGAATGGGCGCACCGGTAATACCGACAGCTTAGGGCTTGAAAATATCGGCCTAGAGGCCAACAGCCGAGGCCAGCTCAGTGTAGATGAGCACTATCGCACGGAAATTCCAACGATTTATGCCGCAGGGGATGTAATTGGCTGGCCCAGCCTCGCCAGTGCCGCCTACGATCAAGGCCTAAACTCCTGTAACGAGCTGTTGGAAAAGGAGTATCGCTTTGTCAGCGATGTGCCCACCGGTATTTATACCATTCCCGAAATCAGCTCCTTTGGCCCTAATGAGCGCGAGTTAACGGAAGCCAAAATACCCTACGAAGTAGGAAAGGCGTTTTTTAAGGATACCGCGCGCGCGCAGATTACCGGCGATACAGTGGGCATGCTGAAAATTCTCTTCCACCAGGACACGTTGGAGATACTTGGCATTCACTGTTTTGGAGACCAAGCCTCCGAAATCTTGCATATCGGCCAAGCGATTATGCAGCAGGAAGGGGAGGCGAATTCATTAAAGTATTTTGTTAATACGACGTTTAATTACCCGACGATGGCTGAAGCCTATCGAGTAGCGGCACAAAATGGCTTGAACCGCGTTTTTTAA
- the nqrM gene encoding (Na+)-NQR maturation NqrM: protein MAIWLLVFGFMALVMTAMAVGVLMGRKPIAGSCGGLNQLGLKEGCDICGGKDEVCEEENRKRGSVRRRSDESRGADLGYDATRR, encoded by the coding sequence ATGGCAATTTGGCTACTGGTGTTTGGTTTTATGGCGTTGGTAATGACCGCAATGGCGGTCGGGGTCTTGATGGGCCGTAAGCCCATTGCAGGCTCTTGTGGTGGCTTAAATCAGCTTGGCCTTAAAGAGGGCTGTGATATCTGTGGCGGCAAAGATGAAGTGTGCGAAGAAGAGAACCGCAAACGCGGAAGCGTGCGCCGCCGTAGCGATGAAAGCCGTGGTGCGGATCTTGGCTACGACGCCACACGCCGATAA
- the nqrF gene encoding NADH:ubiquinone reductase (Na(+)-transporting) subunit F translates to MVDTSVILLGVVMFTIIVISLTGIILAARSKLVSSGDVTIEVNGDPEHTLTTQAGGKLLNTLAANGIFLSSACGGGGSCAQCKCRVEEGGGSILPTEESHFTMREKKDGWRLSCQVPVKQDMKVEVPEEVFGVKKWETEVTANPNVATFIKELNLKLPEGEEVAFRAGGYVQLVAPPYDIKFSDFDIEEEYRGDWEKFDMFKISHKNDEEVIRAYSMANYPDEKGLLKFNIRIATPPPGTDHPPGLMSTYVFNLKPGDKVTVMGPFGEFFARDTDAEMIFIGGGAGMAPMRSHIFDQLKRLKSDRKISFWYGARSWRETFYNEEYDQLAEEFPNFEWHLALSDPQPEDNWEGPTGFIHNVLYENYLKDHPAPEDCEYYMCGPPMMNASVIKLLLDMGVEPENILLDDFGG, encoded by the coding sequence ATGGTTGATACATCAGTCATCTTGCTCGGTGTTGTCATGTTCACGATCATCGTTATTAGCTTAACGGGGATTATTCTGGCAGCGCGTAGCAAGCTAGTGAGTAGCGGGGACGTGACGATTGAAGTCAACGGTGACCCCGAGCACACCTTGACGACTCAGGCGGGTGGCAAGCTTTTGAATACGCTGGCTGCCAACGGTATTTTTCTTTCCTCCGCCTGTGGCGGTGGTGGCTCCTGCGCCCAGTGTAAGTGCCGGGTAGAAGAGGGTGGCGGTTCTATCCTGCCCACCGAAGAGTCGCATTTCACCATGCGTGAAAAGAAAGATGGCTGGCGCCTCTCTTGCCAAGTACCTGTTAAGCAGGACATGAAAGTAGAAGTGCCTGAAGAAGTCTTCGGCGTTAAGAAGTGGGAAACCGAGGTGACGGCTAATCCTAACGTCGCTACCTTTATCAAAGAGCTGAACTTAAAGCTGCCGGAAGGTGAAGAAGTTGCCTTCCGCGCCGGTGGCTATGTTCAGCTGGTAGCGCCTCCCTACGATATTAAATTCTCTGATTTTGATATCGAAGAAGAGTATCGTGGGGATTGGGAAAAATTTGATATGTTCAAAATTTCCCATAAAAATGATGAAGAAGTGATTCGTGCTTACTCCATGGCGAACTACCCGGACGAGAAGGGTCTTCTCAAGTTCAATATTCGTATTGCAACGCCGCCTCCGGGCACTGACCATCCGCCGGGCCTTATGTCTACCTATGTCTTTAACCTGAAACCGGGTGACAAGGTAACCGTAATGGGGCCGTTTGGTGAGTTCTTTGCCCGAGACACTGATGCTGAAATGATCTTCATCGGTGGTGGTGCGGGTATGGCACCGATGCGTAGCCACATCTTCGATCAGCTCAAGCGCCTGAAATCTGATCGTAAAATCTCGTTCTGGTACGGTGCACGCTCCTGGCGTGAAACCTTCTACAACGAAGAGTACGATCAGTTGGCAGAAGAGTTCCCGAACTTTGAGTGGCACTTAGCCCTTTCGGATCCGCAGCCAGAAGATAACTGGGAAGGGCCGACAGGCTTCATCCATAACGTGTTGTACGAAAACTATCTGAAGGACCACCCCGCGCCTGAAGATTGCGAGTACTACATGTGTGGGCCGCCCATGATGAATGCGTCTGTTATTAAGCTACTGCTTGATATGGGCGTTGAGCCGGAAAATATTCTGCTGGATGACTTCGGCGGTTAA
- the nqrE gene encoding NADH:ubiquinone reductase (Na(+)-transporting) subunit E — MEHYLSLFVASVFVENLALAFFLGMCTFLAVSKKVSAAFGLGIAVIVVLTISVPVNNLVFNLLLAEGALSWTGISGAENIDLSFLGLLSYIGVIAALVQILEMFLDKYVPALYNALGVFLPLITVNCAILGGVLFMVERNYNFGESVIYGFGSGVGWALAITALAGIREKLKYSDVPGGLQGLGITFITVGLMSLGFMSFSGIQL; from the coding sequence ATGGAACACTATTTAAGCCTTTTCGTTGCTTCGGTTTTTGTTGAGAACTTGGCTCTGGCCTTCTTCTTGGGGATGTGTACGTTCCTGGCGGTATCAAAGAAGGTATCTGCTGCTTTTGGCTTGGGTATTGCCGTTATCGTGGTACTAACGATTTCAGTACCCGTTAACAACCTAGTGTTTAACCTTCTTTTGGCTGAAGGTGCACTCTCCTGGACCGGAATCAGTGGGGCGGAGAATATTGACCTCTCGTTCCTGGGTCTACTGAGCTATATCGGTGTTATTGCCGCTTTAGTACAGATCCTCGAAATGTTTCTGGATAAGTACGTGCCTGCGCTGTACAACGCTCTAGGCGTATTCCTCCCGCTTATTACCGTAAACTGCGCCATTCTTGGTGGCGTACTGTTCATGGTTGAGCGTAACTACAACTTCGGTGAATCCGTTATCTACGGTTTCGGCTCCGGTGTTGGTTGGGCATTGGCAATTACTGCCCTGGCGGGTATCCGTGAGAAGCTGAAGTACAGTGACGTGCCTGGCGGTTTGCAGGGTCTTGGCATCACGTTTATCACCGTTGGCTTAATGTCTCTGGGCTTTATGTCTTTCTCAGGCATTCAGCTTTAA